One Candidatus Zixiibacteriota bacterium genomic window, CAATGTGTCCTGCAATCGGCGCGCGCATTTTGCGAACCTTCAAAGTTACCCGATAGACGGCAAACTTGTCAAGGAGTAAGGCCGCGAGGTGAGTGGCAAGCCGTTCAAGTAGGGCGTATGCTTTTCCTTCAACCGTGTCGCGGATAAGAGAAAACACTTCGGCGTAATCAATCGTGTCAGAGAGTCTATCACTTGCTCCGGCATCGGCAAAGTCCAACTCAAGCTCACAGTCGACCTCAAATATCCCGCCGGTTTCTCTCTCGGCGGCAGACACGCCGTGATAGCCATAAAATGATAAACTAGACAATCTGATAATATCTTTCATTCGTTGTCGCCTCCGGTCAGTCTGAATGGCGAGCGTTTGAGACGGGCCAAAGCATTTCGGTAGTCCTCAACTGAGGCCGTAAGTGAAAAGCGCAGGTATCCTTGTCCGTGCTCTCCAAAACTCGAGCCTGGCGCGATGAGAATGCGGCTCCGTCTCAATAATAGTCGCGCGGCATTGAGCGAGTTGCGACGCCGCTGAATCCTGGCCCAAATGAATGGGATGTTACTGGAACCAGAAATCTCAAGATTGAGCGCGTCACACAAGGCTGAGGCTTCGACACTGTTTTTTTGAAATTGCTGGCGAACGGTTTTATGCGGGGTCGCGCTTGGTCTTCGCAAATACTGAAGGACGATATCGGCATAATAGGCGGGGATAAATGCCGGTGTGAGCGATGCCGCCGCCTTCATACCGGAGATTGCTTCCCGATTGCCGACCGCAAATCCGAATGGCATGAACGGAAGCCCAAAAAAATAGGAGAACGAGTACAGTTCAAGGCCGACCTTGATCCCGCCTTCGGTTCCAATCAGAGAAGGCGCGGCTCTTTCTGGAATTGTCTGAAAAGCGGCATCGTTGACCAGAAGTAAATGCTCTTTTGCTGCTAACTGAATAAGAGCAGACAAATCTTTTTCAGGAATGACCGCACCGGTCGGACTGTGGGGAGAATTGAGAAAAAGAATTCGCGCGACGCGTGTGAGGCGGCTGTTTAACCTGTCAAATTCCGGCTGCCAATCATTTTTGCTGGAGATTGCATAACCGATAGGTTCTCCGCCAGAGACAATAACCGCCCTCGTATACACCGGCACGGCCAGATCAGGGACAAAGGCAACCTCGCCATTCTCAATGAAAGCAACAGCCACAGCATTGACCATCGTCCCAATTCCGCCTCCAATAAAGATTTCTCTTTCAGGGGAAACTTTGACTCTGTGTTGTTGGAAAACCCAGTTGGCGAGCGCTTCTCGTAACGTCTCAATCACCTTGGGGCTGGCTTGAGAAAGTTCCGCCGCTTTTGGCGCAAGGTCAGGTGTGTATTGTATTGGCCACCGGAACGATGCCAAATCAATTATCTCAGGCCGATTGGGTATGAGAGAGCGTTTTTTTGTATGGGAAAAGGCAAGAATATCTGGCGGGACTTTGTAGAGCCGGTTGGCCTTGTCGATGACAACTCGTTTAACGTGCATACTGGAAATTATTACGATGAACGCTGGGACCAGACATCGTCGAGTTTTTTACGGATATTCTCGAGTCGGGCAAAGTCGTTCGGGGGAATGCAATTGAGGTTGCCCAGCATCCGCGCGTGATGAAGTATCTTCGCGTAGTGTTCGACCGTTTCGTGACGTTGCATGGCCTCATCAAGTGTCCTGCCAATCGTAAGAAGGCCATGGTTCCGAAGCAGAAAAGCGCTACAGGATTCTATGAATGGCTCAAGCGATTTGGGCACAGCATCGGTTCCCGGCGGAGCATAATCGGTCAGTGGAATCTCACCGACAAAGAGGACAACTTCGGGGAGAATATCTATTTCCAACGGAATTCCGGCCACAGCGAAGGCCGTCGCATACGGCGGATGGGAATGAACGCAGGCTTGCACCTCGGGACGGTTCTTGTAAACGAATAAATGCATCGCGATTTCAGAGGATGGGTCATGGCTGCCTTGGATCTTTTTACCGTTTGTATCCACTATTACCAAATCGTCCGGACTGAGATGCCCTTTGGAAAACCCTTTGGGTGTTATCATAATCCGGTCATCGTCGAGTTTCATCGACATGTTTCCATCGGTCCCGGCTATAAGACCGCTCTCGGCAAGCCGTTTACCGATCGAGACAAGCTGATTCTTCACAAAAAACGGAGATGGCATAATTCCGCTTAAGTTAGAAGCATACATGGGTTAAGTCAACAAATACCATCTATAGCTTTCAAGGGAAATGAGAGCACATCGAAATTAAGTCGTTACATGTCAATCAATTAAGATTGCGATTGGTAATTTTGAGCCACGTGTCAATTTATTAATTTGGAAACACAACAAAGCAATAGACTGGTGCGTATCATGTTTATAGACCAAGCGTCGCTCTGAGGATTACTACTTTTGATGTATTCACTCAATAAAAAAATGAGTCGACCGGACAACCAGTTACGTTTAATGCGTAGATATTTGACAGCAGGGGAATTAGCTCTTGACTGTGATTCAGAAATGCTTAACTTGTTAGGCTTATCTAGTTTGGAGGTCGGGAAGTGATTGAAGCGAAGTTTCCTTCAGGAACATTGAGGAGAAAAGGGCTAAATCTGAGTGGACTCACGCTTATTGCTATAGCGTGTGTTCTCATGGGCATTATTATATCCTCCAATCTGGAACTGCCTTCGGTTACGTTTGCCCAATCAAATAATAGTGACCCGTTGCAGGATCGCTACCCGGTGGTTGAACGTAACGGGGTCGCTGAATCTCCGTTCGTGTCGGTCGTCGAAAAAGTTCAGGACGCCGTTGTCAACATCTCAGCCCGTTCAAAAGGGGAGGAAATGCCGTGGTGGGTTCAGGGAAGCGAGTTTAATAACTCGTTTGGCTCAGGCTTTTTCTTTCGTGAAGACGGCTATATCCTGACCAACGCCCATGTCGTCCGCAATGCTGTCGAACTTACTGTGCGAACCGCGACTGGCTACGAGTATCCCGCGAAAATTGTCGGTATCGATCCCTCGACTGATTTGGCTGTCATTAAAGTAGAACCGGAAGAAAAGATTCATTTTATAGAATTTGGCGATTCGGAAAACCTCAAAGTCGGCGATTGGGCGATTGCCATCGGCAACCCTTTCCCTCAGCAGGGACTTGATCGCACAGTTACAGTTGGAGTTATTTCCGCCAAGGGCCGAAGCAATTTGCGCTTTGGCAGCGAGACCCCGCAATACCAGAATTACATACAGACCGATGCCTCGATAAACCCCGGCAACTCCGGCGGGCCGCTGCTGAACCTCTATGGCGAAGTCATCGGTGTCAATGCCGCTATTTCGAGTCCAACCGGATCATCGGTTGGCATCGGTTTTGCCATTCCGATAAATATGGCGCGCGCTATCGTGCCCGACCTTATAGCATCGGGTAAAGTAAGCCGTGGATGGCTCGGCGTCTGGTTGTCGCCGGTTACGGCTCGCGAAGCCAAACGCCAGCAGTTGGGCGCGGTGAAAGGTGTCCGCATTGATTCGGTTTTTGCCAATTCTCCCGCAAAAGAATCCGGTGTCAAGACTGGCGATATTGTGGTGAGTTTCAATAACCAGGAAGTTCAAAATGTAAACCAGTTTTCGGTCCTCGTTTCAACTGTCAGAAACGGAATGGAAGTGCCTATTGAAATCGTTCGTGATTCCAAACGA contains:
- the folB gene encoding dihydroneopterin aldolase: MKDIIRLSSLSFYGYHGVSAAERETGGIFEVDCELELDFADAGASDRLSDTIDYAEVFSLIRDTVEGKAYALLERLATHLAALLLDKFAVYRVTLKVRKMRAPIAGHIGSIEVEVSRYQSDPSRLMDNSI
- a CDS encoding pyridoxal phosphate-dependent aminotransferase — encoded protein: MHVKRVVIDKANRLYKVPPDILAFSHTKKRSLIPNRPEIIDLASFRWPIQYTPDLAPKAAELSQASPKVIETLREALANWVFQQHRVKVSPEREIFIGGGIGTMVNAVAVAFIENGEVAFVPDLAVPVYTRAVIVSGGEPIGYAISSKNDWQPEFDRLNSRLTRVARILFLNSPHSPTGAVIPEKDLSALIQLAAKEHLLLVNDAAFQTIPERAAPSLIGTEGGIKVGLELYSFSYFFGLPFMPFGFAVGNREAISGMKAAASLTPAFIPAYYADIVLQYLRRPSATPHKTVRQQFQKNSVEASALCDALNLEISGSSNIPFIWARIQRRRNSLNAARLLLRRSRILIAPGSSFGEHGQGYLRFSLTASVEDYRNALARLKRSPFRLTGGDNE
- a CDS encoding class II aldolase/adducin family protein, with translation MPSPFFVKNQLVSIGKRLAESGLIAGTDGNMSMKLDDDRIMITPKGFSKGHLSPDDLVIVDTNGKKIQGSHDPSSEIAMHLFVYKNRPEVQACVHSHPPYATAFAVAGIPLEIDILPEVVLFVGEIPLTDYAPPGTDAVPKSLEPFIESCSAFLLRNHGLLTIGRTLDEAMQRHETVEHYAKILHHARMLGNLNCIPPNDFARLENIRKKLDDVWSQRSS
- a CDS encoding trypsin-like peptidase domain-containing protein; protein product: MIEAKFPSGTLRRKGLNLSGLTLIAIACVLMGIIISSNLELPSVTFAQSNNSDPLQDRYPVVERNGVAESPFVSVVEKVQDAVVNISARSKGEEMPWWVQGSEFNNSFGSGFFFREDGYILTNAHVVRNAVELTVRTATGYEYPAKIVGIDPSTDLAVIKVEPEEKIHFIEFGDSENLKVGDWAIAIGNPFPQQGLDRTVTVGVISAKGRSNLRFGSETPQYQNYIQTDASINPGNSGGPLLNLYGEVIGVNAAISSPTGSSVGIGFAIPINMARAIVPDLIASGKVSRGWLGVWLSPVTAREAKRQQLGAVKGVRIDSVFANSPAKESGVKTGDIVVSFNNQEVQNVNQFSVLVSTVRNGMEVPIEIVRDSKRIPLVTTVADRDAYEASARASAPNSRELSNQQWLGMEFTTFTPEMAAEISVRHVEGVFVTRVHPGTPADKASIIKGTVILQADNQAVESAADMQRIASQIGNNPQAVPLIVVEPGGSIARKVIRP